A DNA window from Gillisia sp. Hel1_33_143 contains the following coding sequences:
- a CDS encoding M1 family metallopeptidase has protein sequence MKALLLLVFLHINFNIYSQDNVKLEQIQTVDFKTTAAEIAILPETNTVKGKMIYSLEVIKNTDSIYIDAQNMEFENVLLNGEKVNYYYNKSKIWLISDFRSSDIDTISFNYIASPRQAMYFINWQYSDQNLRKQVWTQGQGKNTSHWMPVVDDMREKTIFDLKISFRNGYDVFANGEFQDKLTLDNNSTQWHYKMQQPMSSYLAAVAIGEYRLKSERSKSGIPLQLYYYPEDSLKVSPTYKHTKKIFDFLEKEIGVPYQWQNYKQLPVQDFLYTGMENTSITLFADMMMVDSIGFNDRNYISVNAHELAHQWFGNLITERSGKDHWLQEGFATYYALLAERDIFGEDYYYWKLYESAEQLKALSDKGKGELLVSPRSSSITYYQKGAWALHMLRERVGDAIFKKAIQNYLEKYKFSNVTTANFMEEVELVYGNKLDGFKKNWLQQTAFQGTAALNSLKKSKFITDYLKIAALRETPLINKQEILRKALEFPVNDYIGQEVIIQLSGQKSLIARELYKKAFQSGNLYVRQAIAASIKNIPDGLKTNFEGLLKDDSYLTKEQALMELWLRYPDKIQNYLNVTSTVQGFSNKNVRLLWLTLNLVSPAVDAEKSEIYYKELSSYTYPSYPFELRQNAFGYLYQIDTFTNQNLIDLVQGAQHYNYRFRDYCRDLLYKLLENQVYREKYVALLDSLKEVDKEFLNKKLKI, from the coding sequence ATGAAAGCTTTGCTGCTGCTAGTGTTCTTACATATTAATTTTAATATCTACTCTCAAGACAATGTAAAATTGGAGCAGATACAAACCGTAGATTTTAAGACAACGGCTGCAGAAATAGCAATCTTGCCAGAAACTAATACCGTTAAAGGTAAAATGATCTATTCTTTAGAAGTGATTAAAAACACGGATTCTATTTATATAGATGCTCAAAATATGGAATTTGAGAATGTGCTTTTGAATGGTGAAAAAGTAAATTATTATTATAATAAATCTAAGATATGGCTAATTTCAGATTTTAGATCATCAGATATAGATACCATTAGTTTCAACTATATCGCAAGTCCTAGACAGGCTATGTATTTTATTAACTGGCAATATTCAGATCAAAATTTAAGGAAACAAGTTTGGACCCAGGGTCAGGGTAAGAATACATCGCACTGGATGCCTGTTGTGGATGATATGAGAGAGAAAACAATTTTCGATCTTAAGATAAGTTTCCGTAATGGATATGATGTGTTTGCTAATGGTGAGTTTCAAGATAAATTAACGCTAGATAATAATTCTACCCAATGGCATTATAAAATGCAGCAGCCTATGAGCAGTTATTTGGCGGCAGTAGCAATTGGGGAATACCGGTTAAAGAGTGAGAGATCTAAATCTGGAATTCCTTTACAGCTGTATTATTATCCTGAAGATTCTCTTAAGGTATCACCTACCTATAAGCATACAAAGAAAATCTTCGATTTTTTAGAGAAAGAAATTGGAGTGCCTTACCAATGGCAAAATTACAAACAACTACCGGTTCAGGATTTTCTATATACCGGAATGGAAAATACGAGCATCACTCTTTTTGCAGATATGATGATGGTAGATAGCATTGGGTTTAATGATAGAAATTATATTTCTGTAAATGCTCATGAACTGGCTCATCAATGGTTTGGGAATCTCATCACAGAAAGATCTGGAAAAGATCATTGGTTGCAAGAAGGTTTTGCAACATATTACGCATTGCTGGCTGAACGCGATATTTTTGGAGAAGATTATTACTATTGGAAATTATATGAAAGTGCAGAGCAATTAAAAGCGTTAAGTGATAAAGGCAAAGGTGAATTATTAGTGAGCCCTAGATCTAGTTCAATTACATATTATCAAAAAGGTGCATGGGCATTGCATATGCTTAGAGAGCGAGTAGGAGATGCTATCTTTAAAAAGGCCATTCAGAATTATTTGGAAAAATATAAGTTTAGCAATGTTACAACCGCTAATTTCATGGAGGAAGTGGAATTAGTGTATGGTAATAAATTGGATGGTTTTAAGAAAAACTGGTTACAGCAAACTGCATTTCAGGGTACCGCGGCGTTAAACTCTTTAAAGAAATCTAAGTTCATAACAGACTATTTAAAGATAGCGGCTTTAAGAGAAACCCCTTTAATAAATAAGCAAGAAATTTTGAGGAAAGCTTTAGAATTTCCGGTGAATGATTATATAGGTCAGGAAGTGATCATTCAACTATCCGGCCAGAAAAGTTTAATAGCTCGAGAGTTATATAAAAAGGCGTTTCAGAGCGGTAATCTGTATGTAAGGCAGGCTATTGCAGCAAGTATTAAAAATATACCGGATGGCTTGAAGACTAATTTTGAAGGGCTACTTAAAGATGATTCTTACCTAACTAAAGAGCAGGCTTTAATGGAGCTTTGGTTGCGCTATCCAGATAAAATTCAAAATTATCTGAATGTTACAAGTACTGTACAGGGTTTCTCTAATAAAAATGTTAGGTTGCTTTGGCTAACACTAAATCTAGTGAGTCCTGCGGTAGATGCAGAGAAGTCAGAAATTTATTATAAAGAACTTAGTTCCTATACTTATCCTTCGTATCCATTTGAGCTTAGGCAAAATGCTTTTGGTTATCTATATCAGATAGACACTTTTACAAATCAAAATTTAATAGATCTGGTGCAGGGCGCTCAGCATTACAACTATAGATTTAGAGATTATTGCAGAGATTTACTATATAAGCTCTTAGAAAATCAGGTTTATCGAGAAAAATATGTAGCTTTATTAGATAGTTTGAAAGAAGTAGATAAAGAATTCTTAAATAAAAAGCTCAAAATCTAA
- a CDS encoding patatin family protein has protein sequence MRALVISGGGSKGAFAGGVAQYLIEAQGHDYDMYLGTSTGSLLISHLALNKTQKIKNIYTSVTQKSIFSNRPFMVKRKHGYDQISINHFNVLKNFFKGGKTFGESYNLKKLILETITPEEFETLKKSNKEIIVTVSNLSMNEVEYKSINDFGYEDFCEWIWISCNYTPFMSLVRKNGCEYADGGLGSMVPIEEAIKRGATEIDAIILQTEVTYFNRLPSKNVFSLITHLFSFMLDRIENQNIRIGKFVAANKNVIVNFYYTPTVLTTNSLIFDKEKMERWWESGYSFAKYKNEDLNQIQP, from the coding sequence ATGCGGGCACTTGTTATATCTGGAGGTGGTAGTAAAGGTGCTTTTGCCGGCGGTGTAGCGCAGTATTTAATAGAAGCTCAGGGCCATGATTATGATATGTATTTGGGAACTTCTACGGGAAGCTTGCTAATATCTCATTTGGCGCTTAATAAAACTCAGAAGATAAAGAATATCTATACTTCGGTTACTCAAAAAAGTATCTTTAGCAATAGGCCTTTTATGGTGAAAAGAAAACATGGGTACGATCAAATTTCCATCAATCACTTTAATGTTCTCAAAAACTTTTTTAAAGGAGGAAAGACCTTTGGTGAGAGTTATAATCTTAAAAAACTTATTTTAGAGACCATCACTCCCGAAGAATTTGAGACTTTGAAGAAAAGTAATAAAGAGATAATTGTTACTGTTTCTAATCTTTCTATGAACGAGGTGGAATACAAGTCTATAAACGATTTTGGATATGAAGATTTCTGTGAATGGATATGGATTTCTTGCAATTATACCCCATTTATGAGTTTAGTACGCAAGAATGGATGTGAGTACGCTGATGGAGGATTAGGATCTATGGTTCCAATAGAAGAAGCTATTAAGAGAGGCGCAACAGAAATAGATGCTATTATATTACAAACAGAAGTAACCTATTTTAATAGACTCCCTTCTAAAAATGTTTTTTCGCTTATTACGCATCTCTTCAGTTTTATGTTAGATAGAATTGAAAATCAGAATATAAGAATAGGGAAATTTGTAGCGGCAAATAAAAATGTGATCGTAAATTTTTATTATACACCAACAGTATTAACTACCAATTCTCTTATTTTTGATAAGGAGAAGATGGAGAGATGGTGGGAAAGTGGTTATAGTTTTGCCAAATATAAAAATGAAGATTTAAATCAAATTCAACCTTAA
- a CDS encoding patatin family protein, translating into MRALVISGGGSKGAFAGGVAQYLMEEEGKKYDLFLGTSTGSLLIPHLADGNITKVYDIYTNVTQRKIFSLNPFIVKKKDGREYVTINYFNMFWQFVKKKRTFGESKNLRKHIRKNFSEENFNSVKANAKDVVVTVSNLSKNRVEYKSIHDFSYDDFCDWIWISCNYIPFMSLATKNGYEYADGGLGCVVPIREAIKRGATEVDAIILEAENMEYNKVLGKNPFSLMINLFGFLLDQVEYHDVVEGKLAALNKNVKLNTYYTPVQLTENSLVFNKKAMTQWWKQGFEYAKEKGLQKKGDPILAFKKLI; encoded by the coding sequence ATGCGTGCATTGGTAATATCTGGAGGCGGTAGTAAAGGAGCGTTTGCTGGAGGAGTAGCTCAATATTTAATGGAGGAAGAAGGAAAGAAATATGATCTTTTTCTGGGAACTTCTACCGGAAGCTTGTTAATTCCTCATTTAGCAGATGGAAATATCACGAAAGTGTATGATATCTATACGAACGTAACTCAACGAAAAATCTTTAGTCTTAACCCTTTTATAGTAAAGAAGAAAGACGGAAGGGAATATGTTACCATCAATTATTTTAATATGTTCTGGCAGTTCGTAAAGAAAAAAAGAACTTTTGGAGAAAGTAAGAACTTGCGCAAACATATACGAAAGAACTTTTCAGAAGAAAATTTTAACTCAGTAAAAGCCAACGCAAAAGATGTAGTAGTTACAGTATCTAACCTATCTAAAAATCGGGTGGAGTATAAATCTATCCACGATTTTTCTTATGATGATTTTTGTGATTGGATATGGATAAGCTGTAACTATATTCCGTTTATGAGTTTAGCAACTAAGAATGGTTATGAATATGCAGATGGTGGTCTAGGTTGCGTGGTACCAATTAGAGAGGCTATTAAAAGAGGTGCTACAGAGGTGGATGCAATAATTCTGGAAGCTGAAAATATGGAATACAATAAAGTTCTTGGAAAAAATCCTTTTTCGCTAATGATCAATCTGTTCGGGTTTTTATTAGATCAGGTAGAATATCACGATGTGGTTGAAGGGAAATTAGCTGCCTTAAACAAAAATGTGAAGTTGAATACATATTATACCCCAGTGCAACTTACAGAAAATTCTCTAGTCTTTAATAAAAAAGCCATGACACAATGGTGGAAACAAGGCTTTGAATATGCTAAAGAAAAGGGGCTTCAAAAAAAAGGAGATCCAATATTAGCTTTTAAGAAGTTGATCTAA
- a CDS encoding DsrE family protein, translating to MNFIPKSIFTILFIGTSYFGFSQESDAIPNYGPTFEVPNLDFETDKSTELKIVFDITAKSKDPNDINRYIESAARFINMNVKHGVAPKNIKVALVLHSAAVNDVLLDEDYATKNSEATNGNPNTKLVSELADFGVDVIVCGQTAAAANILKSQMLPEVKMALSAMNALVQLQNEGYQLINF from the coding sequence ATGAACTTTATTCCAAAATCAATATTCACCATTCTATTTATAGGCACCTCTTATTTTGGCTTCTCTCAAGAAAGTGATGCAATACCAAACTATGGCCCTACCTTTGAGGTTCCTAACCTAGATTTTGAGACAGACAAAAGCACAGAACTTAAGATCGTTTTCGATATTACTGCAAAATCTAAAGACCCAAATGATATAAATAGATATATTGAAAGTGCTGCAAGATTTATAAATATGAACGTGAAGCATGGGGTTGCTCCTAAAAACATAAAAGTTGCACTTGTACTCCATTCTGCTGCCGTTAACGATGTGTTATTAGATGAAGATTATGCAACTAAGAATAGCGAGGCAACCAATGGAAATCCTAATACTAAATTAGTGTCAGAACTAGCAGATTTTGGAGTAGATGTCATTGTATGCGGCCAAACGGCAGCAGCAGCAAATATTTTAAAATCACAAATGTTACCAGAGGTAAAAATGGCTTTATCTGCAATGAATGCGCTGGTTCAACTTCAAAATGAAGGCTACCAACTTATAAACTTCTAA
- a CDS encoding ATP-dependent helicase, which yields MESYLAELNDAQRAPVLQKDGAMIVIAGAGSGKTRVLTYRIAYLMSKGVDPFNILSLTFTNKAAREMKKRISQIVGSSEAKNLWMGTFHSIFAKMLRMEADKLGYPSNFTIYDTQDSQRLISAIIKEMGLDKDVYKYKQVYSRISSYKNSLITVKAYFQNPELKEADAMSKKPRMGEIYKEYVERCFKAGAMDFDDLLLKTNELLNRFPEVLQKYQNRFRYILVDEYQDTNHSQYLIVKALSDKFQNICVVGDDAQSIYAFRGANINNILNFQKDYDNVEMYRLEQNYRSTRNIVNAANSIIDKNKTKLEKVVWTANDDGAKIIVNRLLTDGEEGRYVASSIFENRMNHQLSNGDFAILYRTNAQSRAMEDALRKRDIPYRIYGGLSFYQRKEIKDVIYYLRLLINYNDEEALKRIINFPARGIGGTTIDRLTIAANQYGKSIFEIIENIDQLDLKINSGTRNKLTNFVNMIKSFRILNENADAFTVADTVAKKTGLIQELKKDTTPEGVARIENIEELLNGIRDFVEGQKELADATGSLSEFLEDVALATDLDKDTGDDDRVALMTIHLAKGLEFPYVYIVGMEEDLFPSGMSMNTRSELEEERRLFYVALTRAEKQAYLTYTQSRYRWGKLVDAEPSRFIEEIDDVYKHYMIPQDDYKYKPLIDADIFGEVDKSKFRQTKPRSSSPPPAHKPSEEQLRKLRKLRPATTSRETASVKDTIQLQEGDQVEHIRFGKGHVIKIDGNGQDKKAEINFENGGIKKLLLRFAKLKLLS from the coding sequence TTGGAATCATATTTAGCTGAATTGAATGATGCCCAAAGGGCGCCCGTTCTTCAAAAAGACGGGGCGATGATAGTAATTGCAGGTGCTGGATCTGGAAAAACGAGAGTGCTTACCTATAGAATTGCCTATTTAATGAGTAAGGGGGTAGATCCATTTAATATTCTATCACTCACCTTTACCAATAAAGCTGCAAGAGAAATGAAAAAGCGTATTTCTCAGATCGTAGGTAGTAGTGAAGCGAAAAATCTTTGGATGGGTACATTTCATTCCATTTTTGCAAAGATGCTTAGAATGGAGGCAGACAAATTAGGATATCCATCCAATTTCACTATTTATGATACTCAGGATTCTCAACGTCTTATTTCTGCTATTATCAAAGAAATGGGACTAGATAAGGATGTTTATAAATACAAACAGGTTTATTCTAGAATCTCCTCTTATAAGAATAGTCTTATTACGGTTAAGGCATATTTTCAAAATCCGGAGCTAAAAGAGGCAGACGCTATGTCTAAAAAGCCTCGAATGGGTGAGATATATAAAGAATATGTAGAGAGATGTTTTAAAGCCGGTGCTATGGATTTTGATGACCTGCTGCTAAAGACCAATGAGTTGTTGAATAGGTTTCCGGAAGTTCTTCAAAAATATCAAAATAGATTTAGATATATTCTGGTTGATGAGTATCAGGATACCAATCACTCTCAATATTTAATTGTAAAGGCATTATCAGATAAATTCCAAAATATATGCGTTGTGGGAGATGATGCACAGAGTATTTACGCATTTAGAGGTGCTAACATCAACAACATTCTAAACTTTCAGAAAGATTATGATAATGTGGAGATGTATAGATTGGAGCAAAATTATAGGTCTACCAGAAATATAGTAAATGCTGCAAATTCAATAATAGATAAGAATAAGACCAAATTAGAGAAAGTTGTATGGACCGCCAATGATGATGGAGCAAAGATCATCGTTAATAGACTGCTTACAGATGGAGAAGAAGGTAGATATGTAGCCAGTTCTATTTTTGAAAATAGAATGAATCACCAACTAAGTAATGGAGATTTTGCTATTCTTTATAGAACCAATGCTCAAAGTAGGGCTATGGAAGACGCACTTAGAAAGCGTGATATACCGTATAGGATCTATGGCGGACTTTCTTTCTATCAGCGTAAAGAGATAAAAGATGTGATCTATTATTTAAGGCTACTTATTAATTACAATGATGAGGAAGCACTTAAAAGGATAATTAATTTTCCCGCTAGAGGAATTGGAGGCACTACAATAGATAGATTAACTATTGCAGCCAATCAATATGGAAAATCTATTTTCGAGATCATTGAAAATATAGATCAATTAGATCTAAAGATCAATTCTGGTACTAGAAATAAGCTTACCAATTTTGTGAATATGATTAAGAGTTTTAGAATTCTTAATGAGAATGCTGATGCTTTTACTGTTGCAGATACCGTTGCAAAGAAAACGGGACTTATTCAGGAATTAAAAAAAGATACTACTCCAGAAGGTGTTGCTAGAATAGAGAATATTGAAGAATTACTTAACGGGATAAGAGACTTTGTTGAAGGTCAAAAAGAATTAGCAGATGCTACCGGCTCGCTGTCAGAATTTTTAGAAGACGTTGCATTAGCAACAGATCTAGATAAAGATACTGGAGATGATGATAGAGTGGCTTTAATGACCATTCACTTAGCTAAAGGATTAGAATTTCCATATGTATATATTGTAGGTATGGAAGAAGATCTTTTTCCTTCTGGAATGAGCATGAATACGAGATCTGAACTTGAGGAGGAGCGTAGATTGTTCTATGTGGCTTTAACAAGAGCAGAAAAACAAGCCTACCTAACCTATACGCAATCTAGGTATAGATGGGGAAAGTTAGTAGATGCGGAGCCAAGTAGATTTATAGAGGAAATAGATGATGTTTATAAGCATTACATGATTCCTCAAGACGATTATAAATATAAGCCTCTAATAGATGCAGATATTTTTGGAGAAGTAGATAAGAGTAAATTTAGACAGACCAAACCAAGATCCAGCTCACCTCCACCCGCGCATAAACCTAGTGAGGAGCAATTAAGAAAACTAAGGAAATTGAGACCTGCTACCACTTCACGAGAGACAGCTTCGGTAAAAGATACAATTCAATTGCAAGAAGGGGATCAAGTAGAACATATAAGATTTGGAAAAGGGCATGTTATTAAAATAGATGGTAACGGCCAGGATAAAAAAGCAGAGATCAATTTTGAGAACGGAGGGATTAAAAAATTACTCTTAAGGTTTGCTAAGCTGAAACTGCTTTCATAA
- a CDS encoding DUF2945 domain-containing protein, which produces MVREGSSVKWKWGNGYAEGKVIETYTEEVTKQIKGSEVTRKGSSGNKALYIEQEDGAKVLKLEQEVEHIE; this is translated from the coding sequence ATGGTAAGAGAAGGAAGTTCTGTAAAATGGAAATGGGGAAATGGTTACGCTGAAGGCAAAGTAATTGAAACTTATACCGAAGAAGTAACAAAGCAAATTAAAGGTTCTGAGGTAACACGAAAGGGTAGTAGTGGCAACAAGGCACTTTATATTGAGCAGGAAGATGGTGCCAAGGTATTGAAGTTAGAGCAGGAGGTAGAGCACATTGAATAA
- a CDS encoding L-threonylcarbamoyladenylate synthase, producing the protein MAELIRIYEENPNQKDIKRVVDVLRNGGLIIYPTDTVYGLGCDITNTSALEKIAQIKGVKLEKANFSFICEDLSNLSDYVKQIDTRTFKILKRSLPGPYTFILPGNNTLPSVFKKKKTVGIRVPDNNICNAIVKALGNPIVSTSIRDEDEVIEYTTDPELILEKWNKLVDIVIDGGYGDNIPSTVIDLSGAEPEIIREGKGSTEIM; encoded by the coding sequence ATGGCAGAATTAATTAGAATTTACGAAGAGAACCCAAATCAGAAAGATATAAAACGGGTTGTAGATGTTTTACGAAATGGTGGATTGATAATCTATCCTACAGATACCGTTTATGGATTAGGATGTGATATTACTAATACTTCAGCTTTAGAAAAGATTGCGCAGATTAAAGGCGTTAAGCTCGAAAAGGCTAATTTTTCATTTATATGTGAAGATCTAAGCAATTTATCAGATTATGTTAAGCAAATAGATACACGAACATTTAAAATTTTAAAACGCAGCCTCCCGGGACCTTATACTTTTATTTTGCCTGGTAATAATACCTTGCCTTCAGTTTTCAAAAAGAAAAAAACAGTTGGGATTAGGGTGCCAGATAACAACATTTGCAATGCTATAGTAAAAGCCTTAGGCAATCCAATTGTTTCTACATCTATTAGAGATGAAGATGAGGTTATTGAGTATACTACAGATCCAGAATTGATTCTAGAAAAATGGAATAAGCTTGTAGATATAGTTATAGATGGTGGATATGGAGATAATATTCCTTCCACTGTTATTGATCTTTCGGGTGCGGAGCCTGAAATTATAAGAGAAGGAAAAGGAAGTACTGAAATTATGTAA
- a CDS encoding flagellar motor protein MotB — protein MKKILLLSATAALLLSSCVSQKKYSELEAAHKETQDQLNTATVKLNSCLEEKDRLGDHIKTLSNQNTALLNNVGDLATLSKQEALNLEKSLESIKEKEIKITRMQDAITKKDSVTLALVTSLKGVLGNMSDEDISINVEKGVVYVSISDKLLFESGKYNVTSRAKEVLGKVATVVKNKPEIEFMVEGHTDDQAMKGGVIEDNWDLSVKRATSVVRILQNEFGVPPERMTAAGRSYYIPVATNDTKEGRAKNRRTRIVILPKLDQFYNLIDEGMKEAK, from the coding sequence ATGAAGAAAATTTTGCTTTTATCGGCCACCGCTGCCTTATTACTTTCTTCTTGTGTTTCACAAAAGAAATATTCAGAGCTTGAAGCCGCACACAAAGAAACTCAAGATCAATTAAACACAGCTACTGTGAAGTTGAACTCTTGTTTAGAAGAAAAAGATAGACTAGGTGATCACATTAAAACATTAAGCAATCAAAACACTGCTTTATTAAACAATGTGGGAGATTTAGCAACACTTTCTAAGCAAGAAGCTTTAAATCTTGAAAAATCTTTGGAGAGTATCAAAGAAAAAGAGATCAAAATAACACGCATGCAAGATGCTATTACTAAGAAAGATTCTGTAACTCTTGCTTTAGTAACTAGCTTAAAAGGAGTTCTTGGTAACATGAGCGACGAAGACATTAGCATTAATGTTGAAAAAGGTGTGGTTTATGTATCAATTTCAGATAAATTATTATTTGAAAGCGGTAAATACAATGTAACTTCTCGTGCTAAAGAAGTATTAGGAAAGGTTGCTACTGTTGTGAAAAACAAACCAGAGATTGAATTTATGGTTGAAGGACACACAGATGATCAAGCTATGAAAGGTGGAGTTATTGAAGATAACTGGGATCTAAGTGTTAAACGTGCAACTTCTGTAGTAAGAATACTTCAAAATGAATTTGGTGTACCACCAGAAAGAATGACTGCAGCAGGAAGAAGTTACTATATTCCAGTAGCAACTAACGATACTAAAGAAGGTCGTGCTAAGAATAGAAGAACAAGAATTGTTATTCTTCCAAAATTAGATCAGTTCTACAACCTGATTGATGAAGGAATGAAAGAAGCTAAATAA
- a CDS encoding glycosyltransferase family 2 protein has translation MTIGVVILNWNGLELLKQFLPEILKFSPEATIYLADNASTDTSIKYTQENFPEVQIIENPENGGFAKGYNDALSQIDEEVYVLLNSDVQVTPHWLDAVTDIFKNQPKVGAVQPKILDLKDPDCFEYAGAAGGFIDRFGYPYCRGRIFDSKEKDEGQYDDEIEIFWASGACLAIRSEIYKKVGGLDEDYFAHQEEIDLCWRINAAGYKIRYTPHSVVYHLGGGTLNAMNPKKTYYNFRNSLYNIIKNIPKNDLIWVLFGRMTLDGIAGLKFLAEGKLSHFTAVLRAHFHFYGNILSMYDKRKNTHKLENYSTVLSIVYKHFVQGIKKFSNL, from the coding sequence ATGACCATAGGAGTAGTTATCCTCAATTGGAATGGATTGGAACTTTTAAAACAGTTTCTTCCAGAAATACTTAAATTTTCTCCAGAAGCTACTATTTATTTAGCAGATAATGCTTCTACAGATACTTCTATAAAATATACCCAAGAAAATTTTCCTGAAGTACAGATCATTGAAAATCCTGAGAATGGAGGTTTTGCTAAAGGCTATAATGATGCTTTGTCTCAAATTGATGAAGAAGTTTATGTTCTATTGAATAGTGATGTACAGGTAACTCCTCATTGGTTAGATGCTGTAACAGATATTTTTAAAAATCAACCTAAGGTTGGTGCAGTACAACCTAAGATATTAGATCTTAAAGACCCAGATTGTTTTGAATATGCTGGTGCTGCCGGAGGATTTATAGATAGATTTGGATATCCGTATTGCAGAGGTAGAATATTTGATTCTAAGGAAAAGGATGAAGGACAATATGATGATGAAATAGAGATTTTTTGGGCTAGTGGCGCTTGCCTTGCCATAAGATCTGAAATATATAAAAAAGTTGGAGGCTTAGATGAAGACTATTTCGCACATCAGGAAGAGATAGATCTTTGTTGGAGGATTAATGCAGCCGGTTACAAAATTAGGTATACTCCACACTCTGTTGTGTATCATTTGGGCGGAGGTACACTTAATGCCATGAATCCAAAGAAAACGTATTATAATTTTAGAAATAGTTTATACAACATTATCAAGAATATCCCAAAGAACGATCTTATATGGGTGCTTTTTGGTAGGATGACACTAGATGGAATTGCTGGATTAAAATTTTTGGCAGAAGGGAAACTATCTCATTTTACAGCTGTTCTTAGGGCTCACTTCCACTTTTATGGGAATATCCTATCTATGTATGACAAGAGAAAAAATACACATAAACTAGAAAATTATTCAACTGTCTTGTCTATTGTTTATAAGCACTTTGTGCAGGGAATAAAAAAGTTTTCAAATTTATGA
- a CDS encoding type I restriction enzyme HsdR N-terminal domain-containing protein yields the protein MQKLNFPEYSFRFKNSENKTAAFDEIRKKFILLTPEEWVRLHTVQYLIQQKGYPKTLINVEKQLKLGKMIKRYDIVVYKPNGEIYIIVECKAPKIKITQDTFDQIARYNMQLKADFLMVTNGLDHYYCNMDYNKEQYNFLAEIPIYNMNDL from the coding sequence ATGCAAAAACTTAATTTTCCAGAATATTCTTTTCGGTTCAAAAATAGCGAAAATAAAACGGCAGCTTTTGATGAAATCAGGAAAAAATTTATCCTTCTTACTCCTGAAGAATGGGTAAGATTGCATACCGTTCAATATTTAATTCAGCAAAAAGGATATCCAAAAACCCTAATTAATGTAGAGAAGCAATTAAAATTAGGTAAAATGATTAAACGCTATGATATTGTAGTATATAAACCTAATGGCGAGATCTACATCATAGTGGAATGCAAAGCCCCAAAAATTAAGATCACACAAGATACCTTTGATCAGATCGCCAGATATAATATGCAATTAAAGGCAGATTTTCTAATGGTCACCAATGGTTTGGATCATTATTATTGTAATATGGATTATAATAAAGAGCAGTACAATTTCCTTGCAGAAATACCGATATATAACATGAACGATCTGTAG